GCGGTGGAGGGCGGCCTCGCGGTCCCCGAGGTGCTGGGAGGCCGCGGCACGCTCCTGGTCGCGAAGCTGGGCGGACATGCGGGCCGACTCCTGCGCGCGGGGGACGCGCTTCCGCTCGGCGCCGCGAACACACACGGGACGGCCCCGACACTCGACGACAGGGTCGACGCGGTGGCGCCCATCCGCGTCACGCTGGGACCGGACACGCATCGCTTCGAACCCGCCACCGTGGCCACGTTGCTGTCAGGCGCCTTCACCGTCTCCGCGTCGAGCGACCGAGTGGGAATGCGGCTCGAAGGCCCTGCGCTCACTCACGGAGATGAAGGCGCGGGCACGTCCCGCCCCATGGTGCGGGGCGCCATCCAGGTCACCTTGTCGGGCACGCCCATCGTGCTGGGCCCGGACCATCCGACCACCGGGGGCTATCCTCTCATCGCCACCGTCATCCGCGCCGACTGGGGCAGCTTGTGCGCACGGCGTCCCGGTGCACCGGTCCGGTTCCAGGAAGTCAGCCTCGACGAGGCACGGCACGCGTGGCGAGCGTTCGCGATGCGCATGGGCCTCGACAACCGTCACTCTCCATAGAGCACGCCGTCTTCGCCCAACTCACGCACCTCGAGTTCTGGCGGCCACAACACCGCGAGGTCCAGCTCCAGCTCCTCGAATGGCGCAACTCGGACACGCGCGGTCCCGGAGAATTGGCCCAGCGGAACCCAGTCTCCATTCCGCCGAGCGAAGGCCTCCAGCGTCCGCGCGGCAGGGTCCACCAGCCACACGTGCCCGACGCCTTCGCGCGCGTAGATTTCCCGCTTGCGGTTCCGGTCCAGGTTCCGCGTCGACGGCGACAGCACCTCACAGACCCAGTCGGGAGCCAGCGTGAAGAACGGCTCACGCCGTAGCACGGGCATGCGCTCGCGACGCCATCCGGAGATATCCGGGACCAGGACGTCCTGAGCGAAATGCAGCTCGGGTTCGAGGACAATCCACCAACCACCGGGCGCACGCTGACCTACCTGGAAATAGGAGAGCAGCAGTCCCGTAAGAACAGAGTGCGCCACCGCGTGAGGAATCGCTGGACGCGGCTGCGCGATGAGTTCTCCATCAACGATCTGCCCGACCATGTTCTCGGGCAACGCCATCAGGTCCTCGTAGGTCGCGGGCCGCTTCGTCTCATTCCCCATCTCGGAACTCCCCAGGCCAACCGCCTCCCACCACGCCATCATCCGTCCTGCCTCCCCCAAGTGGAACCCCACCTGAAACAGCCTGTCCACCCATTCCTACCTCACAGGTCCGACATGCCCTGGGGGGCAGGGCCCAGAACTTTTCCGGTTTTCCATCGATAATAGGGAAATGAAGACGCCCCCCATCGGTCCCCTGCCCCATGCCCCCACCACGGAGACCGAGGGGGCCTCGCGTCCTCCTCGCAACGAGCTGAAGACCTCAGCGCACGTCTCCGTCCCCCAGCCCGAGCCCCTGGCCTCATTCCCCCGCTGGAGACACCGTCAGCCGTCGAGGCCTGCTTCCCATGGCAGCGCGTGGCGCCCGGAAGCTATCCCTCCACCGAGGACGTCCGGGCCATCTGCGCCATGCAGGACCTGGTGGTGCGCAACCACGCGGTGACGCAGAGCTACTCGGACCTGTCCAACGCGGTGGGACATCTGCTCGGCGTGGAGAACGCGAACTGGTCCACCTTCGCGACCTGGGCGTCGAAGCAGGCCGGCGTGAGCATCCGCGGCGAGGACATGCCCAGGTTCTTCACCGACGTGCTCAAGGGGCTCGACAGCGTCATGGGCCCGCTGTCCAAGGTGGACGACCTGCTGCGCAAACTGGGTGTCCCCGCGCTGCCACTGGGCGACATCGGCTCCGCGGGCAATGACGCGCTCAAGCACGTCAGCCTGGCCATCTCCGAGGGCAACAAGCTCGTGTTCGAGGAAGTCGGCCAGGCGCTGTCACGCTTCGTGGACACCTTCCAGGGCGACGCCCAATACGACGCGGCGAAGGTGGCGCGGTACCTGAGCGAGTTCCCCGTGGACAAGCCCGTGCTGCGAGAGGCCTTTGGCCACTACGCCCAGGCCATGTTCGAACAGGACGCCAACACGAAGGCCGAGCTGATGCTGATGGCCAACAACAAGGTCGGCCTGCACGAGCAACGTCGGCTTCAGCCGCAAATCGAGAAGGCGCTCAACGCGCCCATGAAGCAGACCTTCCACAACATCCTCCGGCAGACCACCGAAGCGAACATCAACGCGCTCCCCTTCCCCGCCAACGTCGCGGGCAAGGCGGCCCTCAAGTCGGGCGTGGTGGACGCTGCGCTGTTCCCCGTCGTGGACGCCATGGCCCGTGCGTTCCGCCGCTTCTCCACCGAGCACATGATGAAGCTCGCGGTGCCTGGAAGCGCGCTCAAGCTGGGCCAGGACTTGCCACCGCCTCCGGGCATGGAGACGACGCTCTTCCCGCCGCACCTGCGCACCATCGAGAACCCCGAGCTGCGCGCCCTGCTGGCGGAGTTCGACAAGAGCCCCGACAGCCTCAAGGGCACCGGCGCGGAGGACTGGAGCAAGCTGGACCAGCGGATGAACTACATCATCGACCTCTTCCGAACGCGGCAGTCGGACCCGGCGCTGTTCGACCCGCCCTTCGGCCGCGCGGGGACCTACCCCGTGACGACGCCCACGCCCCGCGTGGCGTGACGCGCTCGCGCGGGGCTGGCCGTGGACCTGCGGGCGTCGGTAGGCTCGGCGCGCTTTCGACAAGGACTCCGCATGCCCGTCTCGGCACCTCCGCTGATCTCCGTCGCGCTGCTCACGTTCCTGCTCATGCCCGGGTCCGCGGTGGCCGCCGCGCCCGCGCAGAAGCAGCAGGTCCAGGAGAAGGCCTGGGCCATCATCCTGGCGAGCAAGCCGCAGCGAGCCGAGGCGGAAGCCCAGCTCGCGGCGATGCAGAAGGACAGAGCCTTCACCTGGGCCAGACCCGCGGAGGGCTACCCACAGGTCATCGAATCCTCATCCCTGCCGGGCCTCACGCCGGGGCTGCAAGTCCTCCTGCTCGGCGTTTGCGGCACGAAGCAGGAGGCCCAAGCCGCGCGAGCCCGCGTCCTCCCCATGGTGGACCAGGCCTACGTCAAGCAGCTCACCGGCCCCGCGGCGCTGGCGTGCCCCCAGCCCATCCCGGTCACCTCGTGGCTGCCCGGGAACGCCAACCTGCTGGCCACCGTGCCCTTCGAGAAGGAGAAGTCGCTGGTGCTCACCGTCCACCGCGTCCGCCAGCGCAAGGTGATGGAGTGTGAGACGAGCGACCTGCGCGTCCGCCTGTCACACGGGAAGGACCTGCTCGCGGAGCAATTCTTCGAAGGAACCTGCCAGGGCGCATGCACCGCGAGCGAGAAGAAGGAAGGACAACGGCAGCTCGACGCGATTCGCAAGCGCATCGCCAGCGGCGACGGTGACGAGTCGGAGCTCGACGCCAACTTCGTCGACTGTCAGTCCCTCACGCCCGCGCTCAAGTCGGCGCTCGGCACCCCGGGCCGGCCGCTGCTCTTCATCGAGACGAAGAGCCTGGGAGGTCACGACGTGGTCATGGGCAACCTCACCTCCGTCACCGTGGGCTGTGGCCAGCTCCAGGTGATGGACTCGCTGAACGAGGGCTTGAACCTGGACGTCCTGGGACTCTCCTTCGACGGCGTGGAGGCGCGCCCCCTGGGCCAGGGCAGCGAAGCCTGGAAGCAACTTGAGTTGCTGCCCAAACAAGCCCCCGGAAGCACGCCCGCGGCGCGCAAGCCGGTGGCCACGGGCACGTGGAACGGCTGCGCCTGGGACATCGAAATCAAGACCTGAGCCGGCAGTCCTCCCGGGCCGGGGGCGTTTCACGCTCCGTCGCAGTAGACGCAACTTTTTCCGATTCCAGCCGATACTCAGGGGACATGTCGCCCCCCAGAATCCCGTCCCGCCGCGCCC
This genomic window from Myxococcus hansupus contains:
- a CDS encoding biotin-dependent carboxyltransferase family protein translates to MTGSLDIISVGAPVTVQDAGRPGQMHHGVPPGGPLVPELLALANRAVGNPHGTAALEAFGRLELRARGRPLRVSVDGRVYTLTDGESLPVSAPETRSVRYVAVEGGLAVPEVLGGRGTLLVAKLGGHAGRLLRAGDALPLGAANTHGTAPTLDDRVDAVAPIRVTLGPDTHRFEPATVATLLSGAFTVSASSDRVGMRLEGPALTHGDEGAGTSRPMVRGAIQVTLSGTPIVLGPDHPTTGGYPLIATVIRADWGSLCARRPGAPVRFQEVSLDEARHAWRAFAMRMGLDNRHSP
- a CDS encoding Uma2 family endonuclease, whose translation is MGNETKRPATYEDLMALPENMVGQIVDGELIAQPRPAIPHAVAHSVLTGLLLSYFQVGQRAPGGWWIVLEPELHFAQDVLVPDISGWRRERMPVLRREPFFTLAPDWVCEVLSPSTRNLDRNRKREIYAREGVGHVWLVDPAARTLEAFARRNGDWVPLGQFSGTARVRVAPFEELELDLAVLWPPELEVRELGEDGVLYGE